In Papaver somniferum cultivar HN1 chromosome 1, ASM357369v1, whole genome shotgun sequence, a genomic segment contains:
- the LOC113285300 gene encoding protein kinase PINOID-like: MFDFPPDSEGSETTLTSSSQSSMSCESCSSFSNFSFDTLDTQTIKTPYSSSSPEYNSSLKPHRSSDVAWEVIRSAIFRNKNALNFKDFKLVRRIGSGDIGHVYLCRLKEIHNNNDKEDDVNSNYYAMKVVDKEALAVKKKLTRAETEKRILKMLDHPFLPTLYAEFEASHFSCVVMEYCSGGDLHSLRHKQPGKRFSLSSARFYAAEVLVALEYLHMLGIIYRDLKPENILVRSDGHIMLSDFDLSLCSSAIPAVESPASSPFNNNNSSSNSCTAINLYQKPSTAKSLFCFGGKNRSFRSSRKVRTISATTNRQFVAEPVSARSCSFVGTHEYVSPEVASGKSHGNAVDWWAYGIFIYELIYGFTPFAGETNEMTLRNIVKKKLTFPTESPASMSELHARELISELLVKDPEKRLGVKRGSAEVKTHPFFKGLNFALVRSYPPPGIPSLKPTAARISTSSCQNANVKKNQSTVFDFF; encoded by the exons atgtttgattTTCCTCCAGATTCAGAAGGTTCTGAAACCACATTAACATCATCAAGTCAAAGCTCAATGAGTTGTGAAAGTTGTAGTAGTTTCAGTAATTTCTCATTTGATACATTAGATACTCAAACAATCAAAACTccatattcttcatcatcaccgGAGTATAATTCCTCATTAAAACCACACAGATCATCAGATGTAGCTTGGGAAGTTATTCGTTCAGCTATATTCCGAAACAAAAATGCTCTGAATTTCAAAGATTTTAAATTAGTTCGTCGGATTGGAAGTGGTGATATTGGCCATGTTTATCTCTGTCGTCTCAAAGAAATTCACAATAACAATGATAAAGAAGATGATGTAAACAGCAATTATTATGCAATGAAAGTTGTTGATAAAGAAGCATTAGCAGTGAAAAAGAAATTAACAAGAGCTGAAACAGAGAAGAGGATATTAAAAATGTTAGATCATCCATTTCTTCCTACCCTTTATGCTGAATTTGAAGCTTCACATTTCTCCTGTGTTGTCATGGAGTATTGTTCTGGTGGTGATTTACATTCTCTCCGTCACAAACAACCAGGAAAACGTTTCTCTTTGAGCTCCGCAAG GTTTTATGCGGCGGAAGTTCTTGTTGCATTGGAATACCTTCATATGTTAGGCATCATATACAGAGATTTGAAGCCGGAAAACATTTTAGTCAGATCAGATGGTCATATCATGTTATCAGATTTTGATCTTTCTTTATGTTCAAGTGCAATCCCAGCCGTTGAATCACCTGCTTCATCACCTTTCAATAACAACAATTCGTCGTCTAATTCCTGCACAGCCATCAATCTCTATCAGAAACCATCCACAGCCAAGTCATTGTTCTGTTTCGGCGGAAAAAACAGGTCATTCCGGTCGTCAAGAAAAGTACGGACAATCTCCGCAACAACGAACAGACAATTTGTAGCTGAACCAGTTTCAGCAAGATCATGTTCATTTGTTGGGACCCACGAATATGTATCGCCAGAAGTAGCTAGCGGGAAATCACACGGCAATGCTGTTGATTGGTGGGCGTATGGGATTTTTATATATGAATTGATTTATGGGTTTACTCCATTTGCCGGTGAAACTAATGAAATGACATTGAGAAATATTGTCAAGAAAAAGTTAACCTTTCCGACTGAGTCTCCGGCGAGTATGTCTGAGTTACATGCCCGGGAACTGATTTCTGAGTTATTGGTTAAAGATCCAGAGAAAAGATTGGGTGTGAAAAGAGGTTCAGCTGAGGTGAAAACGCACCCATTTTTCAAAGGCTTGAATTTTGCATTGGTCCGGTCATACCCACCTCCCGGAATCCCGTCACTGAAGCCAACAGCAGCCAGAATTTCAACATCTTCCTGTCAAAATGCAAATGTCAAGAAGAACCAGTCAACGGTGTTTGACTTCTTTTAG